The stretch of DNA CCTTTAATATAGAGACAGCGATTGTTATCCGGGAAGGGTCTCATCTCAAACGGGGTAAGGTATATCTTGTTGAGGTTGCTGATCCTGTCAGAACAGAGGAAGTACTGCAGGGGACGAAGCTTTCTGTGGATAACGAAACCGGTTTACTTGAAATGGATAATTCGCTTGTGGTTCAGATGAACTGTTGCAAGCGGGCATTTATTCGCGGCACTTTTTTGTCGTCCGGTTCGATCAGTGATCCAGAGAAAGGATATCATTTTGAGATCGTGTGTCCGGACAGCAGGAAAGCAGAACAATTACAGGGGATTATCCGCAGCTTTCACGTAGAAGCTAAAATTGTGGTGCGCAAGAAATCATATGTGGTCTATGTGAAGGAGGGCGCACAGATCGTTGACATGCTGGCAGTCATGGAGGCGAATGTAGCACTGATGGATCTGGAGAACATCCGGATACTTAAGGAAATGCGTAACACGGTAAACCGTAAGGTGAACTGTGAGGCTGCGAATATCAATAAAACGGTAAATGCGGCAGTGAGACAGGTGGAAGATATACAGCTGATCAGCAGAACTATTGGCTTTGAGAGCTTGAGCGATGGACTGGCAC from Blautia sp. SC05B48 encodes:
- the whiA gene encoding DNA-binding protein WhiA, whose product is MSFSGKVKEELAGQLSLARHCQVAELAALLCGCGRVEKMSDGNRKLWIQTENEAVARKSFTLLRKTFNIETAIVIREGSHLKRGKVYLVEVADPVRTEEVLQGTKLSVDNETGLLEMDNSLVVQMNCCKRAFIRGTFLSSGSISDPEKGYHFEIVCPDSRKAEQLQGIIRSFHVEAKIVVRKKSYVVYVKEGAQIVDMLAVMEANVALMDLENIRILKEMRNTVNRKVNCEAANINKTVNAAVRQVEDIQLISRTIGFESLSDGLAQIARLRLQYPDATLKELGMMLNPQVGKSGVNHRLRKLSEIADELRENKEELL